The following coding sequences lie in one Mycobacterium sp. Z3061 genomic window:
- a CDS encoding bifunctional uroporphyrinogen-III C-methyltransferase/uroporphyrinogen-III synthase, translated as MTRGRKPTPGRITFVGSGPGDPGLLTTRAATVLANAALVFTDPDVPEAVLALIGKDLPPVSGPAPAESAPASSDTAAGSSSPETAAAVISEGPDVRPALGDPAEVAKTLTAEARSGVDVVRLVAGDPLSVDAVITEVNAVARAHLHVEIVPGLAASSAVPTYAGLPLGSSHTVADVRGDVDWEALAAAPGPLILQATASHLADAARTLIDHELSDSTPCVVTAQGTTCQQRSVETTLQGLTDPAVLGGGTDPAGPLTGPLVVTIGKTVASRAKLNWWESRALYGWTVLVPRTKDQAGEMSERLTSYGALPIEVPTIAVEPPRSPAQMERAVKGLVDGRFQWVVFTSTNAVRAVWEKFGEFGLDARAFSGVKIACVGEATADRVRAFGISPELVPSGEQSSMGLLDEFPPYDSIFDPVNRVLLPRADIATETLAEGLRERGWEIEDVTAYRTVRAAPPPASTREMIKTGGFDAVCFTSSSTVRNLVGIAGKPHARTIIACIGPKTAETAAEFGLRVDVQPETAAVGPLVDALAEHAARLRAEGALPPPRKKSRRR; from the coding sequence CTCCGGTCCAGGCGACCCCGGTCTACTGACCACCCGGGCTGCCACGGTGCTGGCGAATGCGGCGTTGGTGTTCACCGACCCCGACGTGCCCGAGGCGGTGCTGGCGCTGATCGGAAAGGATCTGCCGCCGGTCTCCGGTCCGGCGCCCGCTGAGTCCGCGCCGGCCAGCTCCGATACCGCTGCCGGCTCGTCGAGCCCGGAGACCGCTGCCGCGGTGATTTCGGAAGGCCCCGACGTCCGTCCCGCACTCGGCGATCCCGCCGAGGTCGCCAAAACGCTGACGGCAGAGGCCCGCTCGGGCGTCGACGTCGTGCGTCTGGTGGCCGGCGACCCGCTGTCGGTGGACGCGGTGATCACCGAGGTGAACGCCGTCGCCCGGGCGCACCTGCATGTCGAGATCGTGCCGGGCCTGGCCGCCAGTAGCGCGGTCCCGACCTACGCCGGGTTGCCGCTGGGTTCCTCGCACACCGTCGCCGACGTGCGCGGTGACGTCGACTGGGAGGCGCTCGCCGCCGCGCCGGGGCCGCTGATCCTGCAGGCCACGGCGTCACACCTGGCCGATGCCGCGCGCACCCTGATCGACCACGAGCTGTCCGACAGCACGCCCTGCGTGGTGACCGCTCAGGGCACCACCTGCCAGCAGCGTTCGGTGGAGACCACGCTGCAGGGCCTGACCGACCCCGCCGTCCTGGGCGGCGGAACCGACCCGGCCGGTCCGTTGACCGGTCCGCTGGTTGTCACCATCGGCAAGACGGTCGCCAGCCGGGCGAAGCTGAACTGGTGGGAGAGCCGGGCGCTGTACGGTTGGACCGTCCTGGTGCCGCGCACCAAAGACCAGGCCGGTGAGATGAGCGAGCGGCTGACGTCGTACGGCGCGCTGCCGATCGAGGTGCCGACCATCGCCGTCGAGCCGCCGCGCAGCCCCGCGCAGATGGAACGCGCGGTCAAGGGGTTGGTGGACGGCCGGTTCCAGTGGGTGGTGTTCACCTCCACGAACGCGGTGCGCGCGGTGTGGGAGAAGTTCGGCGAATTCGGTCTGGACGCCCGTGCGTTCTCCGGGGTGAAGATCGCCTGCGTCGGCGAGGCAACGGCAGACCGCGTCCGGGCCTTCGGGATCAGCCCCGAGCTGGTGCCGTCCGGCGAGCAGTCGTCGATGGGCCTGCTGGACGAATTCCCGCCCTACGACAGCATTTTCGACCCGGTGAACCGGGTACTGCTGCCGCGCGCGGACATCGCCACCGAGACGCTGGCCGAGGGCCTGCGTGAGCGTGGCTGGGAGATCGAAGACGTCACCGCTTACCGGACCGTGCGGGCCGCTCCGCCGCCGGCGTCCACCCGGGAGATGATCAAGACGGGTGGCTTCGACGCGGTGTGCTTCACCTCCAGCTCCACTGTGCGCAACCTGGTCGGCATCGCCGGCAAGCCGCACGCCCGGACCATCATCGCCTGCATCGGGCCCAAGACCGCGGAGACCGCAGCGGAATTCGGCTTGCGGGTGGATGTCCAGCCGGAGACCGCCGCGGTGGGTCCGCTGGTCGACGCGCTGGCCGAACACGCCGCCCGGTTGCGCGCCGAAGGCGCGTTGCCGCCGCCGCGCAAGAAGAGCCGCCGGCGATGA
- the hemB gene encoding porphobilinogen synthase: MRQRPRRLRSTPALRRLVAQTSLEPRHLVLPMFVADGIDEPRAIGSMPGVVQHTRDSLRSAAADAVTAGVGGLMIFGVPREQDKDPAGSAGTDPDGILNVALRDLSKDLGDATVLMADTCLDEFTDHGHCGVVDERGRVDNDATLARYVDLAVAQAESGAHVVGPSGMMDGQVGAIRDGLDAAGHSDVAILAYAAKFASAFYGPFREAVASSLAGDRRTYQQEPGNAREALREVRLDLDEGADIVMVKPALGYLDILAAAADISSVPVAAYQVSGEYAMICAAAANNWLDERAAALESLTSIRRAGADFVLTYWAADAAGWLA, from the coding sequence ATGAGGCAGCGGCCACGCCGGCTCCGCTCCACCCCGGCCCTGCGCCGGCTGGTGGCCCAAACATCCTTGGAACCAAGGCATTTGGTGCTGCCGATGTTCGTTGCTGACGGTATCGACGAACCCAGGGCCATCGGCTCAATGCCGGGCGTGGTGCAACACACCCGCGATTCGTTGCGCAGCGCGGCCGCCGACGCGGTCACCGCCGGTGTCGGTGGACTGATGATCTTCGGTGTACCGCGGGAGCAGGACAAGGATCCGGCCGGCTCGGCCGGCACTGATCCCGACGGCATCCTCAACGTGGCTTTGCGCGATCTCTCAAAGGATCTCGGCGACGCCACGGTGCTCATGGCCGACACCTGCCTGGACGAGTTCACCGACCACGGGCACTGCGGAGTGGTCGACGAGCGGGGCCGGGTCGACAATGACGCCACCCTGGCTCGCTACGTGGATCTTGCTGTCGCGCAAGCGGAGTCGGGCGCGCACGTGGTGGGTCCCAGCGGCATGATGGATGGCCAGGTGGGTGCGATCCGCGACGGTTTGGACGCGGCGGGTCATTCCGACGTCGCCATTCTCGCCTATGCCGCCAAGTTCGCTTCGGCGTTCTACGGTCCGTTCCGCGAAGCGGTGGCCTCCAGCCTGGCCGGTGACCGGCGCACCTATCAGCAGGAGCCGGGCAACGCCCGCGAGGCGTTACGCGAGGTTCGGCTGGATCTCGACGAAGGCGCCGACATCGTGATGGTCAAGCCCGCACTGGGGTATCTGGACATACTGGCGGCCGCAGCCGACATCTCCTCGGTTCCGGTGGCGGCCTATCAAGTTTCGGGCGAGTACGCGATGATTTGTGCGGCGGCGGCCAACAATTGGCTCGACGAACGTGCCGCGGCATTGGAGTCGTTGACCAGTATCCGGCGTGCGGGGGCGGATTTCGTGCTGACTTACTGGGCCGCCGACGCGGCGGGGTGGCTTGCGTGA
- a CDS encoding DUF3093 domain-containing protein: MGSADKDQPADKRLFYESGASWYWVLAGPLSAVSLIYIQHVNHVPISFLVPSVFLVLVSAFVALQVKAARIHTSVELTEDALRQGTETILVREIVKVFPEAENSVKSDKPLARWQSARALGELIGVPRGRYGIGLKLTGGRTAQAWARRHRHLRDALTPLVERRMGPYVAEVADEMDAYGDDDNESIL, translated from the coding sequence ATGGGATCTGCAGACAAAGACCAGCCCGCGGACAAGCGACTGTTCTACGAATCCGGCGCCAGTTGGTACTGGGTGCTGGCAGGCCCGCTGTCCGCCGTGTCGCTGATCTACATCCAGCACGTCAACCATGTTCCGATTTCGTTCCTGGTGCCGTCGGTATTCCTGGTCCTGGTGTCCGCGTTCGTGGCGTTGCAGGTCAAGGCGGCGCGGATTCACACCTCGGTCGAGCTGACAGAAGACGCGCTGCGTCAAGGCACCGAGACCATCCTGGTGCGCGAGATCGTGAAGGTGTTCCCCGAGGCCGAGAACTCGGTGAAGTCCGACAAGCCGCTCGCCAGGTGGCAGTCAGCGCGCGCGCTCGGGGAACTCATCGGCGTCCCGCGCGGGCGCTACGGGATCGGCCTGAAGCTGACCGGCGGGCGCACCGCGCAGGCCTGGGCGCGCCGTCACCGCCACTTGCGCGACGCCCTGACCCCGTTGGTGGAGCGCCGGATGGGCCCGTATGTCGCCGAGGTCGCCGACGAGATGGACGCGTACGGCGACGACGACAATGAGTCGATCCTGTGA
- a CDS encoding STAS domain-containing protein, producing the protein MTTAITSVSSTADCNGAQIRAHCRHLATVVTIRGEIDAFNVDQVGEHVRRFVLRDNPVVLDLSAVTHFSSAGIALFCVLDEECRAAGVEWMIVANPVVNALLGDSSDPAEALFPVTRSVHEALRYLADGINWRRQLVLPLVKKSA; encoded by the coding sequence ATGACTACCGCGATCACGAGCGTTTCAAGCACCGCCGACTGTAACGGCGCCCAGATTCGGGCCCACTGCCGGCACCTGGCCACCGTGGTGACCATCCGTGGCGAGATCGACGCCTTCAACGTCGACCAGGTTGGCGAGCACGTGCGGCGTTTCGTCCTGCGCGACAATCCCGTGGTGCTCGACCTGAGTGCGGTCACCCACTTCTCGTCTGCCGGAATCGCGCTGTTCTGCGTGCTCGACGAGGAATGCCGCGCCGCCGGCGTGGAGTGGATGATCGTCGCCAACCCGGTCGTCAACGCGCTGCTGGGCGACAGCAGTGATCCCGCCGAGGCCCTGTTCCCGGTGACACGTTCGGTTCACGAGGCGCTGCGCTACCTCGCCGACGGAATCAACTGGCGCCGCCAGTTGGTTCTGCCGCTGGTCAAGAAATCTGCTTAG
- a CDS encoding acyltransferase, with amino-acid sequence MKAEIRGEIKALTGLRIIAALWVVLFHFRPMLTDVSPEFRENLAPVLNCGAQGVDLFFILSGFVLTWNYLDRMGGEWSTRATVHFLWLRLARVWPVYLLTMHLAALIVILSLHVGHVPLPEVRDLTAISYVRQVLLVQLWFEPFFDNTSWDGPAWSISAEWLAYLLFGLIVLVILRLERTTRARSLMVLAFAACLPPVVLLLASGYFYTPWSWLPRIVTQFIAGALACAAVRRLRLSTRARHIAGYLSLLLVVAMVGILYWFDAHPISGVVDSGGVVDVLFVPLVITLAIGLGSLPWVLSTRLMVYGGEISFCLYMVHELVHTTWGWAVLQFELTPQDNPWKWNVIGLILIALLISSLMYHFVEEPARRWMRRMIGARAAPAGTQPDDSPITKRHPIDGALSEVSSRAV; translated from the coding sequence ATGAAGGCCGAGATCCGCGGGGAGATCAAGGCCCTGACCGGGCTGCGCATCATCGCGGCGCTGTGGGTGGTGCTGTTCCACTTCCGGCCGATGCTGACCGATGTGTCGCCCGAGTTCCGGGAGAACCTGGCCCCGGTGCTCAATTGCGGCGCCCAGGGTGTCGACCTGTTCTTCATCCTCAGCGGGTTCGTGCTGACCTGGAACTACCTCGACCGCATGGGCGGGGAATGGTCGACGCGCGCCACCGTGCACTTCCTGTGGCTACGGCTGGCCAGGGTGTGGCCGGTGTACCTGCTGACCATGCACCTGGCCGCGTTGATCGTCATCCTCAGCCTGCACGTCGGGCACGTGCCGTTACCTGAGGTCAGGGACCTCACCGCGATCAGCTACGTGCGCCAGGTCCTGCTGGTCCAGCTGTGGTTCGAACCGTTCTTCGACAACACCAGCTGGGACGGGCCGGCCTGGTCGATCAGCGCGGAATGGCTGGCCTATCTGCTGTTCGGCCTCATCGTGCTGGTCATTCTGCGGTTGGAGCGCACCACCCGGGCGCGCAGCCTGATGGTGCTGGCCTTTGCGGCCTGCCTACCGCCGGTGGTGTTGCTGTTGGCCAGCGGCTACTTCTATACGCCGTGGAGCTGGCTGCCGCGCATCGTCACCCAGTTCATCGCCGGCGCGCTGGCTTGCGCCGCGGTCCGCAGGTTGCGGCTGAGCACCCGCGCGCGGCACATCGCCGGATACCTCTCGCTGCTGCTCGTCGTCGCGATGGTCGGCATCCTCTACTGGTTCGACGCGCACCCGATCAGCGGCGTCGTGGACAGCGGCGGAGTGGTGGACGTGCTGTTCGTGCCACTGGTGATCACGCTGGCGATCGGCCTGGGCAGCCTGCCGTGGGTGCTCTCGACGCGGCTGATGGTCTACGGCGGAGAGATCTCATTCTGCCTGTACATGGTTCATGAGCTGGTGCACACGACCTGGGGATGGGCGGTGCTGCAGTTCGAGCTCACGCCGCAGGACAACCCGTGGAAGTGGAATGTCATCGGGCTCATCCTGATCGCACTGCTGATCTCCAGCCTCATGTACCACTTCGTCGAAGAGCCGGCCCGCCGGTGGATGCGCAGGATGATCGGCGCCAGAGCCGCGCCGGCGGGCACCCAGCCCGATGACTCACCCATCACCAAACGGCATCCGATCGACGGTGCGCTGTCCGAGGTTTCCTCGCGGGCGGTGTGA